In Gammaproteobacteria bacterium, the DNA window GGACGAACGCTTCGTCAAAGAACTTGGGATCGGCCTGATAATCCTCCAAATGGGCGCTGACATAACTGTAAGCGATATTCGCCGATTCCTGCATCACTTCGCCTAATCGTCCAGTGAGTTTGAAGCCACGATTCTTGGTATGGATCAGACTGGCTTCCACATTCAGCGTCGCGCCGCCCAGCGCCGTCCAGGCCAAACCCGTCACTACGCCAACCCCAGCCATCAAAGTTTCCGTCTTGAACGGGGGTTTGCCCAGATAGCGATCTAGGTCGATGCGATTAACGGCGATCTGCCCTTCTTGTCGATTTTCAACAATCTGCACTGCACTTTTGCGAACAATGCGCCCGAGTTGTTTTTCCAGATTGCGCACTCCGGCCTCGCGGGCATAACCCTCGATGATTTGTTGTAACGCCTCCTCGTCGAGCTGGATGCGGTCGCGCTCCAACCCACTCCGCTCCAGCAGCCTTGGCCAGAGATGGTTACGGGCGATTTGCAGCTTTTCGGCGGTAATGTAGCCGGACAAACGAATGTTCTCCATGCGGTCGAGCAATGGCGCTGGAATGGTGTCGAGCTGATTAGCGGTGCAGATAAACAGCACTTTGGACAGGTCAAAACGCACATCCAGATAATGATCGAGAAATTCGGTGTTCTGTTCAGGGTCGAGCACTTCCAGCAATGCTGAAGCGGGATCGCCATGATACGACGCGCCGATCTTGTCAATCTCGTCCAGCATGATGACCGGATTAGCCGTCTTGGCGTCACGAATGGCCTGGATGAATTTGCCGGGCAATGCGCCGATATAAGTGCGGCGGTGCCCCTTGATTTCAGCCTCATCACGCATTCCGCCCAGACTGAGCCGGTAGAACTGGCGGTCCAACGCGGCGGCCACCGAGCGGCCAATCGAGGTTTTACCCACGCCGGGCGGGCCGACCAGCAGGATGATCGAACCGCCAACCTGCCCTTTCAGCGCCCCAACCGCCAGGAATTCAATAATCCGGTCTTTCACGTCAGCCAAGCCATCGTGATCGCGATCCAACACTTCACGGGCGTGTTTGAGATCGAGATTGTCGGTGGAATAAGTCCCCCACGGCAGATCGGTCATCACATCCAGGTAATTGCGGGTGACGGCGTATTCCGGGGAACCGGTTTCCAGAATCGACAGCTTGTCCAGCTCCTCGTCAATGCGTTTTTTAGCGGCCTCGGGAACCTCGCGGGTTTCCAGCCGTTCCCGGAAACGGTCGACATCGGCGGTGCGGTCGTCCTTGGCAATGCCCAGCTCCTGCTGAATCGCCTTGAGCTGCTCGCGCAGAAAAAACTTGCG includes these proteins:
- the lon gene encoding endopeptidase La → MTDHEEAIEAEVVREDNDVSETPANHIVPAVDILPNTLYLLPLSERPFFPAQALPLLLNEEPWLPTIEAAANRDQRVIGLILVKPDSAENAHPDDFHPVGTVARMHQLARNEGRLQFIAQGLRRFRIERWLSIQPPYHVQVEYLDESAEHAGPDELRAYSLAVINTLKELIPLNPLYSEELKFFLNRFNTNDPSPLADFAASLTTASKEELQEILATAPVLERLKKVIVLIKKELEVAQLQTKIRKQVEEKMSEHQRKFFLREQLKAIQQELGIAKDDRTADVDRFRERLETREVPEAAKKRIDEELDKLSILETGSPEYAVTRNYLDVMTDLPWGTYSTDNLDLKHAREVLDRDHDGLADVKDRIIEFLAVGALKGQVGGSIILLVGPPGVGKTSIGRSVAAALDRQFYRLSLGGMRDEAEIKGHRRTYIGALPGKFIQAIRDAKTANPVIMLDEIDKIGASYHGDPASALLEVLDPEQNTEFLDHYLDVRFDLSKVLFICTANQLDTIPAPLLDRMENIRLSGYITAEKLQIARNHLWPRLLERSGLERDRIQLDEEALQQIIEGYAREAGVRNLEKQLGRIVRKSAVQIVENRQEGQIAVNRIDLDRYLGKPPFKTETLMAGVGVVTGLAWTALGGATLNVEASLIHTKNRGFKLTGRLGEVMQESANIAYSYVSAHLEDYQADPKFFDEAFVHLHVPEGATPKDGPSAGITMATALLSLAQGQTTARPLAMTGELTLTGQVLPIGGVREKLIAARRVGIHEILLPEGNRGDFDELPDHIREGLTVHFVERFQQVVDLVFAAGHPG